The following are from one region of the Roseobacter fucihabitans genome:
- the msrA gene encoding peptide-methionine (S)-S-oxide reductase MsrA has translation MSHQRAVLAGGCFWGMQDLIRKRPGVVATRVGYTGGDVPNATYRNHGTHAEGIEVIFDPAVISYRDILELFFQIHDPTTPNRQGNDRGLSYRSAIYYVDEAQREIAQDTIADVEASGLWPGKVVSEIEPVGPFWEAEPEHQDYLERVPNGYTCHFPRADWVLPKRAPQAAE, from the coding sequence ATGAGCCATCAACGCGCCGTTCTGGCAGGGGGATGTTTCTGGGGGATGCAGGATCTGATCCGCAAACGCCCCGGTGTTGTGGCCACCCGTGTCGGCTATACCGGGGGCGATGTGCCCAATGCGACCTATCGCAACCACGGGACCCACGCCGAGGGGATCGAGGTCATCTTTGACCCTGCAGTGATCAGCTACCGCGACATATTGGAACTCTTCTTCCAGATCCACGACCCGACCACGCCAAACCGGCAAGGCAATGATCGCGGTCTCAGTTACCGTTCCGCCATCTATTATGTGGACGAGGCGCAACGCGAGATCGCGCAGGACACCATCGCGGATGTCGAGGCCTCCGGTCTCTGGCCCGGCAAGGTAGTGAGCGAAATCGAGCCCGTCGGCCCATTCTGGGAAGCGGAACCGGAGCATCAGGACTATCTGGAGCGCGTGCCAAATGGCTATACCTGCCACTTCCCGCGCGCCGATTGGGTCTTGCCGAAACGCGCGCCGCAGGCGGCGGAATAG
- a CDS encoding glutathione S-transferase family protein, with product MARLFHVPLSPFCRKVRLSLAEKKIEVELVEERYWEEDADFLRRNPAGKVPVLKLDGIMMAESGAICEYIEETRPDPVLIPQDPVARLEVRRLVSWFDDKFHHEVTSKLLYERVNKKVMGKGYPDSGNVKAGAKAIKYHLDYMTWLLDHRRWLAGDAMTLADFAAAAHLSCLDYISDVDWNRSDVVKDWYAKIKSRPAFRSILADQVSGFPPPRHYNDLDF from the coding sequence ATGGCGCGCCTGTTTCACGTCCCCCTCTCGCCGTTTTGTCGCAAGGTGCGTCTGAGCCTTGCGGAAAAGAAGATCGAGGTCGAACTCGTGGAGGAACGCTATTGGGAAGAGGACGCCGATTTCCTGCGCCGCAACCCTGCGGGCAAGGTGCCGGTGCTCAAGCTCGACGGCATCATGATGGCCGAAAGCGGTGCGATTTGCGAGTATATCGAAGAGACGCGCCCGGACCCCGTGTTGATCCCGCAGGATCCGGTTGCGCGGCTCGAAGTGCGCCGGTTGGTGAGTTGGTTTGATGATAAATTTCACCATGAGGTGACGTCCAAACTGCTCTATGAGCGGGTCAACAAGAAGGTCATGGGCAAAGGTTATCCCGACAGCGGCAACGTCAAGGCGGGGGCCAAGGCGATCAAATATCATCTCGATTACATGACCTGGTTGCTAGACCATCGCCGCTGGCTGGCGGGGGATGCAATGACGCTGGCCGATTTTGCTGCTGCGGCGCATCTGAGTTGTCTGGATTACATTTCGGACGTGGATTGGAACCGCTCGGATGTCGTGAAGGACTGGTACGCCAAGATTAAATCGCGCCCGGCCTTCCGATCCATTCTGGCTGATCAGGTGTCGGGGTTTCCCCCGCCGCGTCATTATAATGATCTGGATTTTTGA
- the queG gene encoding tRNA epoxyqueuosine(34) reductase QueG, translating to MSSTLKSKLVAKALDEGFIACRICRPDAVPEVPARLEAFVAAGYHGQMNWMAERMAWRGNPAALWPEARSVIMLAESYTPAHDPLEVLAYPERAAISVYAQGRDYHDVVKKRLKRVARWLIAEAGDAAQVKVFVDTAPVPEKALGAAAGLGWQGKHTNLVSREWGNWAFLGAIFTTLDLVPDAAEVDHCGSCRACLDICPTAAFVAPYQLDARKCISYLTIEYTGAIPINLRKRMGNRIYGCDDCLAVCPWNKFAVAARDIRLHPRPELANARLAELAQLDDTGFRMLFSGSPIKRIGRDRFVRNVLYAIGNSSLPELRGVAVGLTGDTDPVVAEAARWAVAQLDVA from the coding sequence ATGAGTTCGACGCTTAAGTCGAAGCTGGTAGCAAAGGCCTTGGATGAGGGGTTCATCGCCTGCCGGATTTGCCGTCCTGATGCCGTTCCGGAGGTCCCTGCGCGGCTTGAGGCCTTTGTGGCGGCAGGGTATCACGGTCAGATGAATTGGATGGCGGAGCGTATGGCCTGGCGGGGTAATCCAGCAGCGTTGTGGCCCGAGGCGCGCTCCGTGATCATGCTGGCTGAAAGCTATACGCCTGCGCATGATCCGTTGGAGGTTCTGGCCTATCCCGAGCGGGCGGCGATCTCGGTTTATGCGCAGGGGCGTGATTACCATGACGTTGTAAAAAAGCGCCTCAAGCGGGTGGCACGCTGGTTGATTGCGGAGGCGGGCGATGCAGCGCAGGTCAAGGTATTTGTAGATACGGCCCCGGTACCAGAGAAGGCACTGGGTGCCGCGGCAGGGTTGGGGTGGCAGGGTAAACACACCAATCTGGTGAGCCGGGAATGGGGTAATTGGGCGTTTCTGGGCGCGATCTTCACAACGCTGGATTTGGTCCCTGATGCTGCGGAGGTGGATCATTGCGGATCCTGCCGTGCTTGTCTGGATATTTGTCCTACGGCGGCATTTGTCGCCCCTTATCAACTGGATGCGCGTAAGTGTATTTCCTATTTGACGATTGAGTACACGGGCGCGATACCCATTAACCTACGCAAGCGTATGGGAAATCGGATTTATGGTTGCGATGATTGCCTTGCAGTTTGCCCTTGGAATAAATTCGCCGTGGCGGCGCGTGATATTCGATTGCACCCGCGTCCCGAACTGGCGAATGCGCGGCTGGCAGAGCTTGCCCAGCTGGACGACACGGGGTTTCGCATGCTGTTTTCCGGCTCCCCGATCAAGCGGATCGGACGGGATCGGTTCGTGCGCAATGTGCTTTACGCGATCGGGAATTCGAGCTTGCCGGAATTGCGCGGCGTGGCAGTGGGCTTGACGGGTGACACTGATCCGGTGGTGGCGGAAGCAGCGCGTTGGGCCGTGGCGCAGTTGGACGTCGCGTGA
- the gltB gene encoding glutamate synthase large subunit → MTTYDDAWVAREEAKRSLMAENGLYDTSEEHSSCGVGLVVSIDGKKSRGVVENGIKALKAIWHRGAVDADGKTGDGAGIHVQIPVDFFYDQVKRTGHAPRKGELIAVGQVFLPRTDFGAQETCRTIVETEVLRMGYYIYGWRHVPVDISCLGDKANATRPEIEQILISNAKGVDEDTFERELYVIRRRIEKAALAAQVPTLYIASMSCRSIIYKGMMLAEQVAEFYPDLMDERFESAFAIYHQRYSTNTFPQWWLAQPFRMLAHNGEINTLKGNLNWMKSHEIRMASSAFGDMAEDIKPIVAAGSSDSAALDAVFEVLVRAGRNAPMAKTMLVPESWSKQAIELPQAWRDMYSYCNSVMEPWDGPAALAMTDGRWVCAGLDRNGLRPMRYVVTKAGMLIAGSETGMVPLNEANVVEKGALGPGQLLAVDMKTGELFHDKAIKNKLAASQPFGDWVGKINDLEEALGHVTEKPIFTGGELRKRQVAAGYTVEELEQILAPMAEDAKEVLASMGDDTPSAVLSGQYRPLSHFFRQNFSQVTNPPIDSLREFRVMSLKTRFGNLKNVLDEDSSQTEILTLDSPFMGNAQFQELTTHFNSELVTLDCTFTPGGETLSAGLERIRAEAEDAVRSGAGHIVLTDQLSNADKVAMPMILATSAVHSHLVRKGLRTFTSINVRSAECVDPHYFAVLIGAGATIVNAYLAEDSLADRIERGLLDMTLTKAIDRYRVAIDQGLLKIMAKMGISVISSYRGGLNFEAVGLSRAMVAEYFPGMTSRISGIGVIGIQRKAEEVHARAWGAASSVLPIGGFYKARKSGETHAWEATSMHMMQMACNKASYEMWKQYSAKMQSNPPIHLRDLLEIKPLGKSIPLEEVESITSIRKRFVTPGMSLGALSPEAHKTLNVAMNRIGAKSDSGEGGEDPAHFVPEPNGDNPSAKIKQVASGRFGVTAEYLNQCEELEIKVAQGAKPGEGGQLPGMKVTDLIARLRHSTKGVTLISPPPHHDIYSIEDLAQLIYDLKQINPRCKVTVKLVASSGVGTIAAGVAKAKADIILISGHNGGTGASPATSIKYAGLPWEMGLTEAHQVLSMNNLRERVTLRTDGGLRTGRDIVMAAMLGAEEYGIGTAALIAMGCIMVRQCQSNTCPVGVCTQDESLREKFTGNADKVVNLITFYATEVREILARIGARSLDDVIGRADLLAQVSRGSSHLDDLDLNPLLITVDGAAEIVYDRAKPRNPVPDTLDAEIVRDAARFLEDGEKMQLSYAVQNTHRTVGTRTSSHIVKKFGMRNQLQPDHLTVKLSGSAGQSLGAFAAPGLKLEVSGDANDYVGKGLSGGTIVVRPPMASPIEAAKNTIIGNTVLYGATDGYLFAAGRAGERFAVRNSGAKVVIEGCGSNGCEYMTGGVAVILGDIGANFGAGMTGGMAYLYDPEDKAPAMMNMETLVTCPVTVDHWMLQLETLIETHLRETGSRRAADILQHWESEKHHFLQVCPKEMLVHLPAPLEIEETALPAE, encoded by the coding sequence ATGACCACATATGATGACGCATGGGTTGCACGCGAAGAAGCCAAACGCAGCCTTATGGCGGAAAACGGTCTTTATGATACCTCCGAGGAGCATTCCTCCTGTGGCGTCGGTCTTGTAGTGTCCATTGACGGCAAGAAAAGCCGTGGTGTTGTGGAAAACGGCATCAAGGCGCTGAAGGCGATCTGGCACCGGGGTGCGGTGGATGCGGATGGCAAGACCGGGGATGGTGCGGGCATCCACGTGCAAATTCCGGTCGATTTCTTTTACGATCAGGTTAAACGAACGGGCCACGCGCCGCGCAAAGGCGAGTTGATCGCTGTGGGGCAGGTGTTTTTGCCGCGCACCGATTTTGGTGCGCAGGAAACATGTCGCACAATCGTGGAAACTGAAGTGTTGCGCATGGGCTATTACATCTATGGCTGGCGCCATGTGCCGGTGGATATTTCATGCCTGGGTGATAAGGCCAATGCGACCCGGCCCGAGATCGAACAGATCCTGATCTCCAACGCCAAGGGCGTGGATGAGGACACATTTGAGCGCGAACTTTATGTGATCCGGCGGCGCATTGAAAAGGCGGCTTTGGCCGCACAGGTGCCGACATTATATATTGCTTCGATGTCGTGCCGGTCGATCATTTACAAGGGTATGATGCTGGCCGAACAGGTGGCGGAGTTTTACCCCGACCTGATGGATGAGCGTTTCGAGAGCGCCTTTGCGATTTATCACCAGCGCTATTCCACCAATACATTTCCACAATGGTGGTTGGCGCAGCCGTTCCGCATGTTGGCGCATAACGGCGAGATTAATACGCTCAAGGGCAACCTGAATTGGATGAAAAGCCATGAGATCCGCATGGCATCCAGTGCGTTCGGCGATATGGCCGAGGATATCAAGCCCATCGTCGCGGCGGGATCATCCGATAGTGCGGCGTTGGATGCCGTTTTCGAGGTCTTGGTGCGCGCGGGGCGCAATGCGCCGATGGCCAAAACCATGCTGGTCCCCGAAAGCTGGTCGAAACAGGCGATTGAATTGCCGCAGGCCTGGCGCGATATGTATTCCTATTGCAACTCGGTGATGGAGCCCTGGGATGGTCCGGCGGCGTTGGCGATGACCGATGGGCGTTGGGTTTGCGCGGGGCTGGATCGCAACGGGCTGCGGCCGATGCGATACGTCGTGACGAAGGCTGGCATGCTGATCGCGGGTTCCGAGACCGGCATGGTGCCTTTGAACGAGGCCAATGTGGTTGAAAAAGGCGCGTTGGGTCCGGGGCAATTGCTGGCTGTGGACATGAAAACCGGCGAATTGTTCCATGACAAGGCGATCAAGAACAAGCTGGCGGCCTCCCAACCCTTCGGTGATTGGGTGGGCAAGATCAATGATCTCGAAGAGGCGTTGGGCCATGTGACCGAAAAGCCAATTTTTACCGGGGGTGAGCTGCGCAAGCGGCAGGTGGCGGCGGGTTATACCGTGGAGGAGCTGGAGCAGATTCTGGCCCCGATGGCAGAGGACGCCAAAGAGGTACTGGCCTCGATGGGGGATGATACCCCGTCGGCTGTCTTATCCGGGCAATACCGCCCCTTGAGCCATTTTTTCCGCCAGAATTTCAGCCAGGTGACCAACCCGCCTATTGATTCCTTGCGTGAATTCAGGGTGATGAGCCTGAAGACACGCTTCGGGAACCTCAAGAACGTGCTCGATGAGGACAGCAGCCAGACCGAGATTCTGACGCTGGACAGCCCCTTCATGGGTAATGCGCAGTTTCAGGAACTCACCACGCATTTCAACTCGGAACTGGTGACGCTGGATTGTACCTTTACCCCCGGCGGCGAAACCTTGAGCGCGGGGCTTGAGCGTATCCGGGCGGAGGCCGAAGACGCAGTGCGGTCCGGTGCCGGGCATATCGTGCTGACCGATCAGCTGTCGAATGCGGATAAGGTTGCTATGCCGATGATCCTGGCGACCTCAGCCGTGCACAGCCATCTGGTGCGCAAGGGTCTGCGCACCTTTACCTCGATCAATGTGCGCTCAGCCGAATGTGTGGATCCGCATTATTTCGCGGTGCTCATTGGAGCGGGGGCGACCATCGTCAACGCCTATCTCGCTGAGGATTCATTGGCGGATCGGATTGAACGCGGTCTGCTTGATATGACGCTGACCAAGGCGATTGATCGTTACCGTGTGGCGATTGATCAGGGCTTGCTCAAGATCATGGCCAAGATGGGCATTTCGGTTATTTCCTCCTATCGCGGCGGGCTCAATTTCGAAGCGGTGGGCCTGTCCCGTGCGATGGTGGCGGAATATTTCCCCGGCATGACCAGCCGGATTTCGGGCATCGGCGTGATCGGCATTCAGCGCAAAGCCGAAGAGGTTCACGCGCGGGCCTGGGGGGCGGCTTCCTCCGTGCTGCCCATCGGTGGTTTTTACAAGGCGCGCAAATCCGGCGAGACCCATGCCTGGGAAGCGACCTCGATGCATATGATGCAGATGGCGTGCAACAAGGCCTCTTATGAGATGTGGAAGCAATATTCGGCCAAGATGCAGAGCAACCCGCCGATCCATTTGCGCGATCTGTTGGAGATCAAACCGCTGGGCAAATCGATTCCGTTGGAGGAGGTCGAGAGCATCACCTCGATCCGCAAGCGTTTCGTCACACCAGGCATGTCGCTTGGGGCGTTGAGCCCTGAGGCGCATAAGACGCTGAACGTGGCGATGAACCGGATCGGTGCGAAATCCGATAGCGGCGAGGGCGGCGAAGACCCTGCACATTTCGTGCCGGAACCGAATGGGGACAACCCCTCGGCCAAGATCAAACAGGTCGCGAGTGGGCGTTTCGGCGTCACGGCGGAATACCTCAACCAATGCGAAGAGTTGGAGATCAAGGTTGCGCAGGGTGCCAAGCCCGGCGAGGGCGGGCAGTTGCCGGGGATGAAGGTCACGGACCTGATTGCGCGGCTGCGCCATTCGACCAAGGGCGTGACGCTGATTTCACCGCCGCCGCACCACGATATTTATTCCATCGAGGACCTGGCGCAGCTGATTTATGACCTCAAACAGATCAACCCGCGCTGCAAGGTGACGGTAAAGCTGGTGGCCTCATCCGGTGTCGGTACAATTGCCGCCGGGGTGGCCAAGGCCAAGGCCGATATCATCCTGATTTCGGGCCATAACGGTGGCACCGGTGCGAGCCCCGCAACCTCCATCAAATACGCAGGCCTGCCCTGGGAAATGGGCCTCACTGAGGCGCATCAGGTATTGAGCATGAACAACCTGCGCGAGCGGGTGACATTGCGCACCGATGGCGGTTTGCGCACCGGGCGTGATATTGTCATGGCGGCGATGCTGGGGGCTGAGGAATATGGCATCGGCACCGCAGCCCTGATCGCGATGGGCTGCATCATGGTGCGCCAGTGCCAGTCCAACACCTGCCCCGTGGGCGTGTGCACGCAGGATGAATCACTGCGTGAAAAATTCACCGGCAATGCCGATAAGGTCGTGAACCTGATCACCTTTTACGCCACTGAAGTACGCGAAATCCTAGCCCGGATCGGAGCGCGGTCCTTGGATGATGTGATCGGGCGCGCCGATCTTCTGGCGCAGGTCAGCCGGGGATCTTCGCATCTGGATGATCTGGATCTGAACCCGCTTTTAATCACCGTGGATGGGGCAGCCGAGATTGTTTATGACCGCGCCAAGCCGCGGAACCCGGTGCCTGATACGCTGGATGCGGAGATCGTGCGCGATGCCGCGCGGTTCCTGGAGGACGGTGAAAAGATGCAATTGTCCTATGCGGTGCAGAACACACATCGTACCGTGGGCACGCGCACCTCAAGCCATATTGTCAAGAAGTTCGGCATGCGCAATCAGCTGCAACCCGATCACCTGACGGTGAAGTTGTCGGGATCTGCGGGTCAATCGCTGGGGGCTTTTGCCGCACCGGGCCTGAAGCTCGAAGTCTCCGGGGATGCCAATGATTACGTCGGCAAGGGCTTGTCGGGCGGCACGATCGTGGTGCGCCCACCGATGGCATCCCCCATCGAGGCGGCCAAGAATACCATCATAGGCAACACAGTGCTTTATGGCGCGACGGATGGGTATTTATTCGCCGCCGGGCGTGCGGGCGAGCGGTTTGCTGTGCGTAATTCGGGGGCCAAGGTGGTGATCGAGGGCTGCGGGTCCAACGGGTGTGAATATATGACCGGCGGTGTGGCGGTGATCCTGGGCGATATCGGTGCCAATTTCGGGGCCGGGATGACGGGCGGCATGGCCTATCTTTATGACCCCGAAGATAAGGCCCCAGCGATGATGAACATGGAAACGCTGGTGACCTGTCCGGTCACGGTGGATCACTGGATGCTGCAATTGGAAACGCTGATCGAAACGCATCTGCGCGAGACTGGCAGCCGACGTGCGGCGGACATCCTGCAACATTGGGAGAGCGAAAAGCACCATTTTCTACAGGTCTGCCCCAAGGAGATGCTGGTGCATTTGCCCGCTCCGCTAGAGATCGAGGAGACCGCCCTTCCCGCGGAATGA
- the msrB gene encoding peptide-methionine (R)-S-oxide reductase MsrB, whose translation MPKYEKTDAAVSKLSLEEYRVTQQNGTERPGTGKLLGNKEPGIYVDIVSGEPLFASADKYESGCGWPSFTKPIEPAYVSELRDATLGMVRTEVRSTHGDSHLGHVFPDGPQDRGGLRYCINSASLRFVHRDDMEAAGYGEYLDQVEDVA comes from the coding sequence TGCCCAAATATGAAAAAACCGATGCGGCGGTCTCGAAACTGTCGCTCGAAGAATACCGCGTGACCCAGCAAAACGGGACCGAACGTCCCGGCACCGGCAAACTGCTGGGCAATAAGGAGCCGGGGATCTATGTCGATATCGTGTCGGGGGAGCCGCTGTTTGCTTCGGCGGATAAGTACGAAAGCGGCTGTGGTTGGCCCAGCTTCACCAAACCCATCGAGCCCGCCTATGTGAGCGAATTGCGAGATGCCACGCTTGGTATGGTGCGCACCGAAGTGCGCTCAACCCACGGCGACAGTCATTTGGGTCATGTGTTCCCCGACGGGCCACAGGATCGGGGCGGGTTGCGGTATTGCATTAATTCGGCCTCTCTGCGCTTCGTTCACCGCGACGACATGGAAGCGGCGGGTTACGGCGAATATCTGGATCAAGTGGAGGATGTGGCATGA
- a CDS encoding hydantoinase/oxoprolinase N-terminal domain-containing protein: MAILLGVDTGGTYTDAVLIRDETEVIASAKALTTREDLAIGVGGAVRAVLDAAQIPASAISMASLSTTLATNALVEGQGGRVALIYIGFRERDLGAQGLSEALKGDPSLICAGGHDHAGNEAQGLDEAAICAFLERHAQEVSGFAVAAQFATRNPAHEMRAAALISQMTAKPVSASHQLSARLNGPKRAVTAVLNARLIGMIDRLIGRAEQVLIDLGVGAPMMVVRGDGALISAEQARARPIETILSGPAASIVGARWLTGSDRALVSDIGGTTTDIALLQNGKPMIDPGGARVGGFRTMVEAVAMRTTGLGGDSEVQAMAEGLQGGVTLGPRRLLPVSLLAMDAPDMVHTTLDKQLRSTVPGEFDARFVRAIAGLSREGIDSREAALLERIGGDVHPLSDVLRARIEQGALGRLVARGLVQVSGLTPSDASHVLGLADTWDAVAAEKALTLFARKRVGSGDRLAADAPAMAVKIVERLRYQTQLALLEAAFAGESEAFEGAVEGLAAHELMQRGLRGGGDLVRINAGLNVPVVGLGASAGSYYPQVGEALGVEMILPLHGEVANAIGAVVGRVTMRRSGTVTSPSEGRFRVHLEAGPQDFTVQAEAMALLESTLQREAREAALAAGAADVQVSMSRDIRVAGVEAREVFIEAHVSVEATGRPRVAT; encoded by the coding sequence GTGGCAATTTTATTGGGTGTGGACACCGGTGGAACCTACACTGATGCGGTGTTGATCCGCGATGAAACGGAGGTCATCGCCAGTGCCAAGGCGCTGACGACACGCGAAGATCTGGCGATTGGCGTCGGCGGTGCGGTGCGCGCGGTATTGGATGCGGCACAGATCCCCGCCAGTGCCATTTCCATGGCTTCATTGTCCACGACCTTGGCGACCAACGCGCTTGTTGAGGGGCAGGGCGGGCGTGTTGCGCTGATCTATATCGGGTTTCGCGAGCGTGACCTGGGCGCGCAGGGGTTATCGGAGGCGCTCAAGGGGGATCCGTCTCTGATTTGCGCGGGCGGGCATGATCATGCCGGCAATGAGGCGCAGGGGCTGGACGAAGCGGCGATCTGCGCTTTTCTTGAGAGACATGCGCAGGAGGTGAGCGGTTTCGCCGTCGCCGCGCAATTTGCCACGCGCAACCCTGCGCATGAAATGCGTGCAGCGGCGTTGATCAGTCAGATGACGGCCAAGCCGGTGTCCGCCTCGCATCAACTCTCTGCCCGGCTCAACGGGCCGAAACGCGCGGTGACGGCGGTGCTGAACGCGCGGTTGATCGGCATGATCGACCGGTTGATCGGGCGGGCAGAGCAGGTGTTGATTGATCTTGGTGTGGGTGCACCGATGATGGTGGTGCGCGGCGATGGGGCGCTAATTTCCGCCGAACAGGCCCGCGCGCGTCCGATCGAGACCATCCTGAGCGGGCCTGCGGCCTCGATTGTTGGAGCGCGCTGGTTGACCGGGTCGGATCGCGCGCTGGTCAGCGATATTGGCGGCACGACGACGGATATTGCGCTGTTGCAAAACGGCAAGCCGATGATTGATCCGGGCGGCGCCCGCGTGGGCGGTTTTCGTACCATGGTAGAGGCCGTGGCGATGCGCACCACGGGGCTGGGCGGGGATAGCGAAGTGCAGGCCATGGCCGAGGGGTTGCAGGGCGGCGTGACGCTCGGGCCGCGCCGGCTGTTGCCGGTGTCTTTGCTGGCGATGGATGCGCCGGACATGGTGCATACGACCTTGGATAAACAGCTGCGCAGCACCGTGCCCGGTGAGTTTGACGCGCGGTTCGTGCGCGCCATTGCGGGGCTGTCGCGCGAAGGGATCGACTCGCGCGAAGCGGCCCTGTTGGAGCGGATTGGCGGGGATGTGCACCCGCTCTCGGATGTGCTGCGCGCGCGGATCGAACAGGGTGCGCTGGGGCGTTTGGTGGCGCGGGGCTTGGTGCAGGTGAGCGGGTTGACGCCCTCGGATGCGAGCCATGTTCTGGGGCTGGCCGATACTTGGGACGCGGTGGCGGCAGAAAAGGCCTTGACGCTGTTTGCGCGCAAACGGGTCGGCTCGGGGGACCGGTTGGCGGCGGATGCGCCAGCGATGGCCGTGAAGATCGTGGAGCGGTTGCGGTATCAGACGCAACTGGCGCTGTTGGAGGCGGCTTTTGCGGGTGAAAGCGAGGCGTTTGAGGGCGCAGTGGAAGGGCTTGCAGCGCATGAATTGATGCAGCGGGGCCTGCGTGGGGGCGGGGATCTGGTACGCATCAACGCAGGATTGAATGTGCCTGTTGTGGGGCTGGGCGCCTCGGCGGGCAGCTATTATCCACAGGTCGGTGAGGCCTTGGGGGTCGAGATGATCCTGCCGCTTCACGGCGAGGTGGCCAATGCCATCGGGGCGGTGGTCGGACGGGTCACGATGCGGCGCAGCGGAACGGTGACGTCGCCCTCAGAGGGTCGGTTTCGCGTACATCTGGAGGCCGGCCCGCAGGATTTCACCGTGCAGGCGGAGGCCATGGCGCTGCTGGAAAGCACGCTGCAGCGGGAGGCACGCGAGGCTGCACTGGCAGCGGGTGCTGCGGATGTGCAGGTGAGCATGAGCCGTGATATTCGCGTGGCTGGCGTGGAGGCGCGGGAGGTGTTCATCGAGGCGCATGTGAGCGTCGAGGCCACAGGCCGCCCTAGGGTTGCAACATAG
- the mtgA gene encoding monofunctional biosynthetic peptidoglycan transglycosylase encodes MAPRAKKKVGKARSSASLRRRVRKIIWRSLLGFIGIVLLLIALGAVVNPPTTPYMSAESRRLGGVSQDWVEMAAIAPVMARAVVAAEDANFCTHWGFDLPAIKAAIAQGSNRGASTISQQTVKNVYLWHGRNYTRKALEALLTPVLEAFWSKRRIVEVYLNVAEFDEGVFGVKAASQHYFGVTPAQLSDVQAARLAAILPDPKGRSASRPSDFVRKRTRAILSGAATIGKDGRAACFES; translated from the coding sequence ATGGCACCGCGCGCGAAAAAGAAGGTCGGTAAGGCTCGCTCCTCTGCATCTCTGCGGCGCAGGGTCCGTAAGATCATATGGCGCAGCCTCTTGGGCTTTATCGGCATCGTTCTGCTGCTGATCGCGCTGGGCGCGGTGGTTAACCCGCCGACGACCCCCTATATGAGCGCCGAATCCCGCCGTCTGGGCGGGGTGTCACAGGACTGGGTAGAGATGGCCGCGATTGCGCCAGTGATGGCGCGCGCCGTGGTGGCCGCAGAGGATGCGAATTTCTGTACCCATTGGGGTTTCGATTTGCCCGCGATCAAGGCCGCGATTGCGCAAGGCAGCAATCGGGGGGCGTCTACGATCAGCCAGCAAACTGTGAAAAACGTCTATCTCTGGCATGGGCGCAATTATACGCGCAAGGCTCTGGAAGCCCTGTTGACCCCGGTGTTGGAAGCGTTCTGGTCCAAGCGGCGCATCGTCGAGGTTTACCTGAACGTGGCCGAATTCGACGAGGGCGTGTTTGGCGTAAAAGCGGCGTCGCAGCATTATTTTGGCGTCACCCCGGCGCAGTTAAGCGATGTGCAGGCCGCGCGTCTGGCCGCGATTCTGCCTGACCCCAAAGGGCGTTCGGCCAGCCGCCCGTCTGATTTCGTACGCAAACGGACCCGCGCAATCCTCTCAGGGGCTGCGACAATCGGCAAAGATGGGCGCGCGGCCTGTTTCGAGAGTTGA